In the genome of Phragmites australis chromosome 9, lpPhrAust1.1, whole genome shotgun sequence, the window CCGGTGCGGTCAGGGTGATGATGGCCCGTGCGGCGCAACGCAGGGGCTGTAGAGGACGCCAGGGTGTTTGCTTGTGGGCGAGTGCGGCTCAGAGAGGTGACGAGGTGTGCAGGCACGCGTGCTGGGCGCGGGCACTCAAGGCGCTGACCTCGCGCGCGCGGAGCGCTTGCGCGTGCTGGTGCGTTCCAACGCCGGCGCTCAGCACGGTGTGCTTCGGCGGCTCCAGGATAAGGAGGCCACGAGCCCACGACACGGGCGTGAGCAGAGAAGGCACAAAGTGGGAGTACCacttgggagagagagagggcgtgCTGCAGCGTTTGAGGTGGAGGAGCGCTGCTGTTCTGATTGGTttgggaagaagaaagaggagaagTTACTTTGGGATAAGATGAGCAGCGGTGGATCTGCAGCTGCTGCTCCCGTGAGAAGGAATGGGGAGAGATGAGGTGGTGTTGCTGACAAGGTCTTTCCGCAAGCGAGCGTCGAGGTCAGGAGAGCGATGGACATGACCGGCGTCGCGGCGGCTGCGGACAGCCCGGGTGCGTCGGCAGCGCGGCCGAGCCGTTACGAGTCGCAGAAGCGGCGGGACTGGCAGACCTTCGGGCAGTACCTGCGGAACCACCGGCCGCCGCTGGAGCTGTCCCGGTGTAGCGGCGCGCACGTGCTGGAGTTCCTGCGCTACCTGGACCAGTTCGGCAAGACCAAGGTGCACGCACCGGGGTGCCCCTTCTTCGGCCACCCATCACCGCCGGCGCCGTGCCCGTGCCCGCTCAGGCCGGCGTGGGGCAGCCTCGACGCGCTCGTCGGCCGCCTCCGCGCCGCCTTCGAGGAGCACGGCGGCCGGCCCGAGGCCAACCCCTTCGGCGCGCGCGCCGTCAGGCTCTACCTCCGCGACGTCCGCGACAGCCAGGCCAAGGCGCGCGGCATCGCGTACGAGAAGAAGCGCCGCAAGCGCCACCCGCCGGCACACAAGCAGCCGAAGATGCAGCTGCAGCAGGACCAGCACCACTTCGCGCCCGTCCCGGCGATGGCCGAGAGACGCCTCGAGGTGCCGGACTCGGCGCTGCACTTCTTGATCCCGCACGCGCACTTCCTCCACGGCCACTTGGCGCTGGCCACGGACTCCACCGACCCGGCAGCGGGCGGTGTCGGCAGCACCGGGGAGGACATGGTGCtggcaatggcggcggcggccgtcgcCGAGGCTCACGCGGCCGGGTGTTTGATGCCGCTGTCCGTGTTCCACTAGCAATCTTAGCTTCACTGCTCCCATGGGCGTACCAAGATTAAGTAGGCGTAAGTATGCAGGTTTTGCTAATGGCGATCGATGTTGATCTGGTCGCACCATTTGATCATCTTCGGCCTCATTTGTATGCGCGCGCCCGTGCATTGTGTAGTTCTACTCTACCGCATCAACTGCTCCTGGCTTTCGGGTATAATCTGTGTTCGCGATGTTAGAATGGCAGGATTAATTAGGGGCTTTGTTAATTATCCATGAATTCGTCCTTGTGATGATTTCATGTACTGTAGCCGAACAATGGACTTAAATTTAAATTCGTACATACTTTTCACTTGGTTGTCCTACTTACTTTCATGTGGCTCATTACCATTCTTTATTTGCGTCTTAAAGTTTATTTTATGATTTTGTGGAGTACTCAAAATTTAAAACGCAAATATGGTAATCAACTAAAATTAAGTGAGGATGAAACTTAACCAACCACTTGGGGCTCAAAATTCAGCTCCTTgaaacaagaacacaagaatcAATGGTTCTCCTGAGAGCTTTTTACCTCTCGTAAAAGAAGAGGTATTGACGAGTACCGTTGGTTTAAGTAAATATTGTTATCTTCTAAGGACGAAAGGCGTATCACGTGAATTTTGTGAATCTGATTGGTTTTCCGTAGATTTGCTGTATATCTAATTGTATGAAACTAAGATGACATTTCCCTTCGGAAAAAAACCAGGATGACATATTGATGTGCATCATCCATCCCAGTGACGGATCCAGACAAACAAAGAAGGTAGGATGAACTTtaagaagaaattaaaaaaataccttAATTAAGACAATTGGTAGGCGAGGCGAAAAGATCCCCAACATAAATTGATAAAACCATATGAACCTACAAAATGAAAAAGAACCAAAGgtaaatatatatgtaattatgcaaatataccaaaTATAACCAAAGACAATAGAAGTAACTAAGTATAAAAATTTACGGAAACACAATCATTAATTATGTCTAGAACTAGAAGGCTTAGGCAAATTCATCTTCCTTGTTTTCATGTCTTGAAACCGGTTTTTAATGGCATTAGAATCTAGTCTTCTGAATAAATCCCGCTCAATATAACACAACATTAAGTCATTGAGCCAATCATTGCATATCCTGTTGCGCAAATCAGTCTTGATGATGTTCATGGCCGAGAAGACTCTTTCAACAGATGCTGTTGCAACTGGTAGTACCAATGCTAACTCAATAAGGTGGTACACCAATGGAAACACAATATGTCTTTGGGTTTGTACCATTTTCGTtgctagacttgcaagatcatgACAACCAATAAAATCTTCAACTCTtcgaacatgaagaatgaatgtttcaaGTTGATCTTTTATAACTGCACGATCGCTGATAGagaaatctatgtcatatatctCCGTAAGTCTAGCAATCTTGTGCACATCAAATTTTGAGAAACTATCTCttggatcaagacaagaaaaatatataagcaACTCTGAAGATAGCTCACTGAAACGATGAGTCATCTCTGTGTTTATAGCATCAAGAGCTACATAAAAGGTGTCAACACGATAATGATGGTCTTGAGTGACACTGATCTTACTTCGTCTTGATTGGCCCTATCTTGGTACTATTTCATCCATATTTGAAATTGGTATCTCATTTTgtttacaaaatattttgactTCCGCAAACAATGGCTCCCAACCATGATTCCTCAAGTTAAGCAAACGTGCTTTCACATCAATCAGTAATGACATGGCCTCAACAATATTTTGATCCTTTCTTTGCAAGAGTAGAGATAACTCACTTGTAATATGAAAAAATTTCAACATCATCTTCATAATGAACACAAAGTTGAAGCTCTCTATTATTCTCATCAAACCACCCGCTGATGTTGGATTTCGGGCACCTTCCTGTACAAGCCCTAGCACCTCTATCACTGCAACCCACATGGATTCAATACAGATTAAAGTTTTGTAATGAGAACCCCATCTAGTATCCCCGGGTCTGGCCAagttagtttcttgatgtttccctcttccagaaaaaatatcacCGCTATCTAACTTGGCCAATAAATTCTCACGGTGCTTGCTAGATAATAAATTCTTCCTCTTGCAAGATGCACTAGTTGTGGTCACAATCATATTAACATATTCAAAGAACTCATGAATAGATGTGCAACTACCTACGACAGAAACGACTACCAATTGCAATTGATGTGCAAAACAATGGACATAGAAAGTATACGGGTTCTCATCTCTAATAAGTTTCTGAAGACCATTGAATTCACCTCTCATATTCGAAGCTCCACCATACCCCTGCCCTCGAACTCTTGCAATGTCCAAACCGTGTGTAGAAAGCAACTCAAATAA includes:
- the LOC133928295 gene encoding protein G1-like1, whose translation is MDMTGVAAAADSPGASAARPSRYESQKRRDWQTFGQYLRNHRPPLELSRCSGAHVLEFLRYLDQFGKTKVHAPGCPFFGHPSPPAPCPCPLRPAWGSLDALVGRLRAAFEEHGGRPEANPFGARAVRLYLRDVRDSQAKARGIAYEKKRRKRHPPAHKQPKMQLQQDQHHFAPVPAMAERRLEVPDSALHFLIPHAHFLHGHLALATDSTDPAAGGVGSTGEDMVLAMAAAAVAEAHAAGCLMPLSVFH